From one Amaranthus tricolor cultivar Red isolate AtriRed21 chromosome 17, ASM2621246v1, whole genome shotgun sequence genomic stretch:
- the LOC130804293 gene encoding cellular nucleic acid-binding protein homolog yields MSSRSRSRSRSRSRSRSRSRSPQDRRMRSQRNSFRDAPYRRDARRGFSQNNLCNNCKQPGHFARECTNVAVCNNCGLPGHIAAECTTKSLCWNCREPGHMASNCSNEGICHACGKAGHRARECPNPELPPGDLRLCNNCFKQGHMAAECTNDKACKNCRKTGHLARECTDEPVCNLCNVAGHVARSCPKADILGDRGSGVGGGGGRFGGFGGGGGGSRYGGFGGGGGGGYPMGGGGGYRDIICRSCGQMGHMSRDCMGGPTMVICHTCGGRGHMSYECPSGRIMDRMPRRY; encoded by the exons ATGAGTTCACGCAGCAGGAGCAGAAGCCGTAGCCGTAGCCGTAGCAGAAGCAGGAGCAGGAGTCCACAAGATCGTAGAATGCGATCTCAGCGCAATTCTTTTCGTGATGCTCCATATAGGAGAGATGCTCGTCGGGGTTTCAG CCAAAACAATCTCTGTAACAACTGCAAGCAGCCTGGCCACTTTGCTAGAGAGTGCACTAATGTTGCTGTTTGCAACAACTGCGGGCTTCCTGG GCATATTGCAGCTGAGTGCACCACAAAATCTTTATGCTGGAACTGTCGGGAACCTGGACATATGGCCAGCAACTGCTCAAATGAAGGTATCTGCCATGCATGCGGCAAAGCTGGTCACCGTGCTAGAGAATGCCCCAACCCTGAACTTCCTCCTGGGGACTTGAGACTCTGCAACAATTGCTTCAAGCAGGGACATATGGCAGCTGAATGCACAAACGACAAGGCATGCAAAAATTGTCGGAAGACTGGACATCTTGCTCGTGAATGCACTGATGAGCCTGTTTGTAACTTGTGCAATGTTGCAGGCCACGTTGCCAGGTCATGCCCAAAGGCTGACATTCTCGGAGATCGGGGCAGTGGCGTTGGTGGAGGAGGTGGTCGTTTTGGTGGTTTTGGGGGTGGTGGAGGAGGAAGTCGTTACGGTGGTTTTGGTGGTGGTGGGGGTGGAGGATATCCAATGGGCGGTGGTGGTGGCTATCGTGATATTATTTGCCGGAGCTGTGGCCAGATGGGACATATGAGCAGAGATTGCATGGGTGGTCCTACTATGGTTATCTGTCACACCTGCGGTGGTCGAGGACATATGTCTTACGAATGCCCTTCAGGAAGAATCATGGATCGCATGCCAAGAAGGTACTGA
- the LOC130804345 gene encoding G-type lectin S-receptor-like serine/threonine-protein kinase SD2-5 isoform X1, whose translation MGNWGFLQSHWLYFVLFLAFSHSSIASIQQTSTISIGFQASQMSFIDNNGYFLLSNDTNFALGFNTTSNDVTLFMLVIMHQPSSTVIWTANRATPVKNSDPFLFDTDGKVSLRSDGKAVWEADTGGKLVSVVELQDSGNLVMFGTDNKTIVWESFKHPTDTLILNQDFLEGMVLSSNPNPNKGNLTYKLEIKSGGVILSSGYKTPLTYWSLKGDSRKIINNDGLISLARIESNAWKFYDKNKALISQLLFPSNTNPKNSTPIAVLGYDGFLVFDSIPSRFADLMKIPSDPCGTPEPCDDSYGVCSNTDFYSQCPCPPGLAPQSCKSGFYDLCRNTSDDVRLVSPGDGLNYFALGFAPPSTKTDLAGCKDSCSRNCSCHGLFYDNTSRNCFVFDRIGSFISDPKSKYTVFIKVSMIEGVGEGNGNSNRKHLSIVIVIVILTVLLVAGMIYGGCRYYKTKKVLGSLHETSEEDNFLESLSGMPVRFSYQSLQDATNNFSVKLGQGGFGSVYQGKLPDGTLIAVKKLEGVGQGKKEFRAEVSIIGSIHHIHLVRLKGFCTEGSHRLLAYEFMANGSLDKWIFKRNKDNSCVLDWATRFNIAVGTAKGLAYLHEDCEVKIVHCDIKPENVLLDEHFEAKVSDFGLAKLMTREQSHVFTTLRGTRGYLAPEWITNYAISEKSDVYSYGMVLLEIIGGRKNFDPSLSSEKSHFPAYAFKMMEEGKLNEILDSSLKYNLNDESVTTAIKVALWCIQEDMSMRPPMTKVVQMLEGISFVPEPPTSSLTGARLFSTFFKLTSSDGSQGTGTGSSSGPSEWNSDVNMSAVRLSGPR comes from the coding sequence ATGGGTAATTGGGGTTTTCTTCAATCACATTGGCTTTATTTTGTGCTCTTCCTTGCATTTTCTCATTCCTCCATTGCTAGTATTCAACAAACTAGCACTATATCTATAGGATTTCAAGCTTCTCAAATGAGTTTTATTGATAACAATGGGTATTTTCTCCTATCAAATGACACTAATTTTGCATTAGGGTTCAACACAACTTCTAATGATGTTACCTTGTTCATGTTAGTCATCATGCACCAACCTAGCTCCACAGTTATATGGACTGCTAATAGAGCCACCCCTGTTAAAAATTCTGACCCTTTTCTTTTTGATACTGATGGTAAAGTGTCCCTCCGAAGCGATGGGAAAGCGGTATGGGAGGCGGATACTGGTGGAAAACTGGTTTCTGTAGTCGAATTGCAGGATTCTGGTAACTTAGTCATGTTTGGGACTGATAATAAAACCATTGTTTGGGAGAGTTTTAAGCATCCTACAGATACTCTTATTTTGAATCAGGATTTCTTAGAAGGTATGGTGCTTTCGAGTAATCCGAATCCTAATAAGGGTAATTTAACCTATAAACTTGAGATTAAGTCTGGTGGTGTTATTCTTTCTTCTGGGTATAAGACACCCCTAACTTATTGGTCTTTAAAAGGGGATTCAAGGAAGATTATAAATAATGATGGGTTGATTAGTTTAGCACGAATCGAGTCGAATGCATGGAAGTTTTATGATAAGAACAAGGCATTGATATCACAGTTATTGTTTCCATCTAATACTAATCCCAAGAATTCCACTCCTATTGCTGTCCTGGGATATGATGGGTTTTTGGTCTTTGATAGTATACCATCTAGGTTTGCTGATCTGATGAAAATACCGAGTGATCCTTGTGGAACACCCGAGCCTTGTGATGACTCGTATGGTGTATGTTCGAATACTGATTTTTATAGCCAGTGCCCGTGTCCTCCTGGACTAGCTCCACAGTCTTGTAAATCTGGTTTTTATGATCTATGTAGGAATACAAGTGATGATGTTCGGTTAGTCAGTCCTGGTGATGGGCTTAACTATTTTGCTCTTGGGTTTGCTCCGCCTTCCACGAAAACTGATTTGGCAGGCTGTAAGGACTCTTGTAGTAGAAATTGCTCATGCCATGGTTTGTTCTATGACAACACCTCACGCAACTGCTTTGTTTTCGATAGGATAGGAAGTTTCATTTCCGATCCCAAGTCCAAGTACACTGTTTTCATTAAAGTTTCGATGATCGAAGGTGTTGGAGAAGGGAACGGGAATAGCAATCGTAAACACTTGTCTATTGTCATTGTTATAGTCATTCTGACTGTATTGCTAGTTGCTGGTATGATTTATGGAGGATGCAGGTATTACAAGACGAAAAAAGTGTTGGGATCTCTTCATGAAACTTCCGAAGAAGATAATTTCCTCGAGTCGTTGTCTGGGATGCCGGTTAGGTTTAGCTACCAGTCGCTTCAAGATGCAACCAACAATTTCTCGGTGAAGCTTGGGCAAGGAGGATTTGGGTCGGTTTACCAAGGGAAGCTTCCCGATGGTACATTGATCGCTGTGAAAAAACTTGAAGGGGTTGGTCAAGGGAAAAAAGAGTTCCGAGCTGAAGTTAGTATCATAGGTAGCATCCATCACATTCATTTGGTTAGACTAAAGGGGTTTTGTACGGAAGGGAGCCATCGGCTTTTAGCCTACGAGTTTATGGCTAATGGTTCGTTAGACAAATGGATTTTCAAGCGAAATAAGGACAATAGTTGTGTTTTAGATTGGGCGACGAGGTTCAATATCGCGGTAGGAACTGCAAAAGGACTAGCATATCTTCATGAGGATTGTGAAGTGAAAATAGTCCATTGTGACATAAAGCCGGAAAATGTGCTTTTGGATGAACATTTCGAGGCAAAAGTATCGGATTTTGGGTTAGCCAAGTTGATGACGAGGGAGCAAAGCCATGTTTTTACCACACTTCGTGGCACTCGTGGGTATCTTGCTCCCGAGTGGATAACAAACTACGCCATCTCGGAGAAGAGTGATGTTTACAGTTATGGAATGGTGTTACTTGAAATCATCGGCGGAAGGAAAAACTTTGATCCATCACTTTCCTCGGAAAAATCCCATTTCCCGGCTTATGCATTCAAGATGATGGAGGAAGGGAAGCTTAACGAAATCCTTGACTCGAGCCTAAAATACAACCTCAATGACGAGAGTGTCACAACCGCGATTAAGGTTGCATTGTGGTGCATTCAAGAAGACATGTCAATGAGGCCACCTATGACTAAAGTTGTCCAAATGCTTGAAGGGATCAGCTTTGTTCCTGAGCCTCCTACGTCTTCGTTGACTGGTGCTAGACTTTTCTCTACTTTCTTTAAGTTAACGAGCAGCGATGGTAGTCAAGGCACAGGGACCGGGAGTTCCTCTGGACCGTCTGAATGGAACAGCGATGTTAATATGTCTGCAGTCCGGCTCTCAGGGCCAAGATAG
- the LOC130804266 gene encoding putative L-ascorbate peroxidase 6 has protein sequence MDEIIVQNRWLKMTTIGSELPTLRHCFATRISSYSSSNSSFSHKNLKIPTKFRPTTVKFSAKAAPCTIPNSAITPTSDNHGKFNSCRRRGLVFLSVALPFLFPLQQYVKGFTVEAEEVGTPDYRLIKEEIRKVLSKGKAAGVLRLVFHDAGTFELRENSGGMNGSITYELERPENKGLKKSLKVISKAKDVLDEMLSVSWADMIAVAGAEAVSICGGPEIPVRLGRLDSQTPDPEGRLPEESLDAPRLKQCFQIKGFSTQELVALSGAHTLGSKGFGSPFVFDNSYYKILLEKPWMSSAGMSSMIGLPSDRALVEDDECLRWIRNYANDQDLFFEDFKNVYIKLVDSGARWKAI, from the exons ATGGATGAGATTATTGTCCAAAACCGTTGGCTGAAGATGACGACCATTGGCTCCGAATTGCCAACATTACGCCATTGTTTTGCCACCCGAATATCATCTTAttcttcatcaaattcatcattttcccacaaaaatttaaaaattcccACTAAATTTCGTCCAACGACGGTCAAATTTAGCGCCAAAGCTGCTCCATGTACCATTCCCAACTCCGCAATTACACCCACTTCAG ATAATCATGGTAAATTCAATTCATGTAGGAGAAGAGGACTCGTTTTCCTTTCGGTTGCTttaccttttctttttcctttgcAACAATATGTCAAAGGTTTCACTGTTGAAGCAGAAGA GGTCGGAACTCCTGATTATCGACTTATAAAGGAGGAGATAAGGAAGGTTTTGTCTAAAGGAAAGGCAGCTGGTGTACTTCGTCTTGTGTTTCATGATGCAGGAACCTTTGAACTCAGAGAGAATTCAG GCGGTATGAACGGTTCTATTACATATGAACTTGAAAGGCCAGAGAATAAAGGGCTCAAAAAATCTTTGAAG GTTATTTCGAAAGCCAAAGACGTGCTGGACGAAATGCTATCAG TGTCATGGGCAGACATGATTGCTGTGGCTGGAGCCGAGGCAGTCTCGATTTGCGGAGGTCCAGAGATCCCTGTTCGATTAGGGAGACTTGATTCGCA GACTCCTGATCCTGAAGGTAGACTACCCGAGGAATCACTGGATGCACCGAGATTGAAGCAATGTTTTCAAATAAAAGGCTTTTC GACTCAAGAACTCGTCGCACTATCAGGGGCTCATACTCTGGGAAGTAAAGGATTTGGCAGCCCATTTGTATTTGACAATTCATACTACAAAATACTCCTCGAAAAACCATGGATGTCATCAG CTGGAATGTCAAGTATGATCGGGCTTCCTTCAGACCGCGCATTAGTCGAAGATGATGAATGCTTAAG ATGGATTAGAAATTACGCGAATGATCAAGATTTGTTTTTTGAGGATTTTAAGAATGTATACATCAAGTTAGTCGATTCTGGTGCAAGGTGGAAAGCTATATGA
- the LOC130804345 gene encoding G-type lectin S-receptor-like serine/threonine-protein kinase SD2-5 isoform X2 produces the protein MFGTDNKTIVWESFKHPTDTLILNQDFLEGMVLSSNPNPNKGNLTYKLEIKSGGVILSSGYKTPLTYWSLKGDSRKIINNDGLISLARIESNAWKFYDKNKALISQLLFPSNTNPKNSTPIAVLGYDGFLVFDSIPSRFADLMKIPSDPCGTPEPCDDSYGVCSNTDFYSQCPCPPGLAPQSCKSGFYDLCRNTSDDVRLVSPGDGLNYFALGFAPPSTKTDLAGCKDSCSRNCSCHGLFYDNTSRNCFVFDRIGSFISDPKSKYTVFIKVSMIEGVGEGNGNSNRKHLSIVIVIVILTVLLVAGMIYGGCRYYKTKKVLGSLHETSEEDNFLESLSGMPVRFSYQSLQDATNNFSVKLGQGGFGSVYQGKLPDGTLIAVKKLEGVGQGKKEFRAEVSIIGSIHHIHLVRLKGFCTEGSHRLLAYEFMANGSLDKWIFKRNKDNSCVLDWATRFNIAVGTAKGLAYLHEDCEVKIVHCDIKPENVLLDEHFEAKVSDFGLAKLMTREQSHVFTTLRGTRGYLAPEWITNYAISEKSDVYSYGMVLLEIIGGRKNFDPSLSSEKSHFPAYAFKMMEEGKLNEILDSSLKYNLNDESVTTAIKVALWCIQEDMSMRPPMTKVVQMLEGISFVPEPPTSSLTGARLFSTFFKLTSSDGSQGTGTGSSSGPSEWNSDVNMSAVRLSGPR, from the coding sequence ATGTTTGGGACTGATAATAAAACCATTGTTTGGGAGAGTTTTAAGCATCCTACAGATACTCTTATTTTGAATCAGGATTTCTTAGAAGGTATGGTGCTTTCGAGTAATCCGAATCCTAATAAGGGTAATTTAACCTATAAACTTGAGATTAAGTCTGGTGGTGTTATTCTTTCTTCTGGGTATAAGACACCCCTAACTTATTGGTCTTTAAAAGGGGATTCAAGGAAGATTATAAATAATGATGGGTTGATTAGTTTAGCACGAATCGAGTCGAATGCATGGAAGTTTTATGATAAGAACAAGGCATTGATATCACAGTTATTGTTTCCATCTAATACTAATCCCAAGAATTCCACTCCTATTGCTGTCCTGGGATATGATGGGTTTTTGGTCTTTGATAGTATACCATCTAGGTTTGCTGATCTGATGAAAATACCGAGTGATCCTTGTGGAACACCCGAGCCTTGTGATGACTCGTATGGTGTATGTTCGAATACTGATTTTTATAGCCAGTGCCCGTGTCCTCCTGGACTAGCTCCACAGTCTTGTAAATCTGGTTTTTATGATCTATGTAGGAATACAAGTGATGATGTTCGGTTAGTCAGTCCTGGTGATGGGCTTAACTATTTTGCTCTTGGGTTTGCTCCGCCTTCCACGAAAACTGATTTGGCAGGCTGTAAGGACTCTTGTAGTAGAAATTGCTCATGCCATGGTTTGTTCTATGACAACACCTCACGCAACTGCTTTGTTTTCGATAGGATAGGAAGTTTCATTTCCGATCCCAAGTCCAAGTACACTGTTTTCATTAAAGTTTCGATGATCGAAGGTGTTGGAGAAGGGAACGGGAATAGCAATCGTAAACACTTGTCTATTGTCATTGTTATAGTCATTCTGACTGTATTGCTAGTTGCTGGTATGATTTATGGAGGATGCAGGTATTACAAGACGAAAAAAGTGTTGGGATCTCTTCATGAAACTTCCGAAGAAGATAATTTCCTCGAGTCGTTGTCTGGGATGCCGGTTAGGTTTAGCTACCAGTCGCTTCAAGATGCAACCAACAATTTCTCGGTGAAGCTTGGGCAAGGAGGATTTGGGTCGGTTTACCAAGGGAAGCTTCCCGATGGTACATTGATCGCTGTGAAAAAACTTGAAGGGGTTGGTCAAGGGAAAAAAGAGTTCCGAGCTGAAGTTAGTATCATAGGTAGCATCCATCACATTCATTTGGTTAGACTAAAGGGGTTTTGTACGGAAGGGAGCCATCGGCTTTTAGCCTACGAGTTTATGGCTAATGGTTCGTTAGACAAATGGATTTTCAAGCGAAATAAGGACAATAGTTGTGTTTTAGATTGGGCGACGAGGTTCAATATCGCGGTAGGAACTGCAAAAGGACTAGCATATCTTCATGAGGATTGTGAAGTGAAAATAGTCCATTGTGACATAAAGCCGGAAAATGTGCTTTTGGATGAACATTTCGAGGCAAAAGTATCGGATTTTGGGTTAGCCAAGTTGATGACGAGGGAGCAAAGCCATGTTTTTACCACACTTCGTGGCACTCGTGGGTATCTTGCTCCCGAGTGGATAACAAACTACGCCATCTCGGAGAAGAGTGATGTTTACAGTTATGGAATGGTGTTACTTGAAATCATCGGCGGAAGGAAAAACTTTGATCCATCACTTTCCTCGGAAAAATCCCATTTCCCGGCTTATGCATTCAAGATGATGGAGGAAGGGAAGCTTAACGAAATCCTTGACTCGAGCCTAAAATACAACCTCAATGACGAGAGTGTCACAACCGCGATTAAGGTTGCATTGTGGTGCATTCAAGAAGACATGTCAATGAGGCCACCTATGACTAAAGTTGTCCAAATGCTTGAAGGGATCAGCTTTGTTCCTGAGCCTCCTACGTCTTCGTTGACTGGTGCTAGACTTTTCTCTACTTTCTTTAAGTTAACGAGCAGCGATGGTAGTCAAGGCACAGGGACCGGGAGTTCCTCTGGACCGTCTGAATGGAACAGCGATGTTAATATGTCTGCAGTCCGGCTCTCAGGGCCAAGATAG
- the LOC130804674 gene encoding uncharacterized protein LOC130804674 isoform X2, which translates to MIKMPRRGSRPYECVRRAWHCERHHPIRGSLIQDIFRIANEIHCPATKKKKEWQEKLPIVVLKAEEIMYSKANSEAEYMNVITLWDRTNDAINTIIRREEGSEDTGEFLQPCIEAALQLGCFPRRGSRSQRNNNPVCYLTRNSESIDACGGNPKPTSSLAPHYSNFLGKKPKNLGLTIKSCLNNEPHSRNGLPCQGSFPSQSYVAYTLYYGAYSKHMEPELVLGDHSTIKYTGNSYSEMGVSQRISLFNEENIRCRGDQPKKECDLSLRLGLSSIQEDEDAISVVGQARPDQTGPCASLLVVGRKQSKETFSMYHESNSGSRDESLDVNLMARKRKAID; encoded by the exons ATGATCAAAATGCCAAGACGAGGTTCTAGACCTTATGAATGTGTTAGAAGAGCTTGGCATTGTGAAAGACACCATCCCATTAGAGGCTCTCTCATTCAAGACATTTTCAG GATTGCAAATGAAATCCATTGCCCTGCtacaaagaagaaaaaagaatgGCAAGAAAAACTTCCCATTGTAGTTCTCAAAGCTGAAGAGATTATGTACTCCAAAGCTAATTCTGAG GCTGAATATATGAATGTCATAACACTTTGGGATCGAACTAATGATGCAATTAACACCATTATTCGCCGTGAAGAAGGATCTGAAGATACAGGGGAGTTTTTGCAGCCTTGCATTGAAG CTGCTCTTCAATTAGGTTGTTTCCCTAGAAGGGGTTCAAGGAGCCAAAGGAACAACAATCCTGTATGTTACTTAACCAGAAATTCAGAATCAATCGATGCTTGTGGAGGAAATCCCAAGCCAACTTCATCCCTTGCGCCTCATTACTCGAACTTTTTaggaaaaaaaccaaaaaatcttgGCCTTACCATCAAAAGTTGCTTAAATAATGAACCCCATAGTCGAAATGGCTTGCCTTGCCAAGGCTCATTTCCATCACAGTCATATGTTGCTTATACACTCTACTATGGTGCCTACTCTAAACATATGGAGCCTGAACTAGTCCTTGGCGATCATTCTACTATCAAGTACACCGGCAATAGCTACTCTGAAATGGGAGTATCCCAAAGGATTTCTTTGTTTAATGAGGAAAACATAAGATGTAGGGGAGATCAACCGAAAAAAGAGTGTGATTTATCTCTTCGCTTGGGATTGTCTTCGATACAAGAGGATGAAGATGCTATAAGTGTTGTGGGTCAAGCCAGACCAGATCAAACCGGACCGTGTGCATCCCTACTTGTTGTGGGTCGTAAGCAATCTAAAGAGACATTTTCCATGTATCATGAAAGCAATAGTGGCTCAAGAGATGAAAGTTTAGATGTAAATTTGATGGCTAGAAAACGAAAGGCAATAGATTGA
- the LOC130804674 gene encoding uncharacterized protein LOC130804674 isoform X1, translating to MIKMPRRGSRPYECVRRAWHCERHHPIRGSLIQDIFRCFYLLLTKGVFVFSFPSLLSQNILCFVIRIANEIHCPATKKKKEWQEKLPIVVLKAEEIMYSKANSEAEYMNVITLWDRTNDAINTIIRREEGSEDTGEFLQPCIEAALQLGCFPRRGSRSQRNNNPVCYLTRNSESIDACGGNPKPTSSLAPHYSNFLGKKPKNLGLTIKSCLNNEPHSRNGLPCQGSFPSQSYVAYTLYYGAYSKHMEPELVLGDHSTIKYTGNSYSEMGVSQRISLFNEENIRCRGDQPKKECDLSLRLGLSSIQEDEDAISVVGQARPDQTGPCASLLVVGRKQSKETFSMYHESNSGSRDESLDVNLMARKRKAID from the exons ATGATCAAAATGCCAAGACGAGGTTCTAGACCTTATGAATGTGTTAGAAGAGCTTGGCATTGTGAAAGACACCATCCCATTAGAGGCTCTCTCATTCAAGACATTTTCAGGTGTTTTTACTTGCTTCTAACTAAGGGGGTGTTTGTTTTTagttttccttctcttctttcTCAAAATATTCTCTGTTTTGTAATTAGGATTGCAAATGAAATCCATTGCCCTGCtacaaagaagaaaaaagaatgGCAAGAAAAACTTCCCATTGTAGTTCTCAAAGCTGAAGAGATTATGTACTCCAAAGCTAATTCTGAG GCTGAATATATGAATGTCATAACACTTTGGGATCGAACTAATGATGCAATTAACACCATTATTCGCCGTGAAGAAGGATCTGAAGATACAGGGGAGTTTTTGCAGCCTTGCATTGAAG CTGCTCTTCAATTAGGTTGTTTCCCTAGAAGGGGTTCAAGGAGCCAAAGGAACAACAATCCTGTATGTTACTTAACCAGAAATTCAGAATCAATCGATGCTTGTGGAGGAAATCCCAAGCCAACTTCATCCCTTGCGCCTCATTACTCGAACTTTTTaggaaaaaaaccaaaaaatcttgGCCTTACCATCAAAAGTTGCTTAAATAATGAACCCCATAGTCGAAATGGCTTGCCTTGCCAAGGCTCATTTCCATCACAGTCATATGTTGCTTATACACTCTACTATGGTGCCTACTCTAAACATATGGAGCCTGAACTAGTCCTTGGCGATCATTCTACTATCAAGTACACCGGCAATAGCTACTCTGAAATGGGAGTATCCCAAAGGATTTCTTTGTTTAATGAGGAAAACATAAGATGTAGGGGAGATCAACCGAAAAAAGAGTGTGATTTATCTCTTCGCTTGGGATTGTCTTCGATACAAGAGGATGAAGATGCTATAAGTGTTGTGGGTCAAGCCAGACCAGATCAAACCGGACCGTGTGCATCCCTACTTGTTGTGGGTCGTAAGCAATCTAAAGAGACATTTTCCATGTATCATGAAAGCAATAGTGGCTCAAGAGATGAAAGTTTAGATGTAAATTTGATGGCTAGAAAACGAAAGGCAATAGATTGA